Sequence from the Candidatus Neomarinimicrobiota bacterium genome:
TCTCTCGTAGTTGATTCTCGGTGTTGATCCTATCGGTCATGTCAAAAGCGTTTACAATATAAATTTCTTCACCCGTTTTTGATTTGACTCTACTTCCAGACAAGGATAGCTGTCGCATTTTACCGGCCTTACTAAAGATGGGAACAATCAATCGGAAAATTCCGGTATTAAAAGCTTTTTCCCGCGCATCCAAAAGCATTTCAAGCCCATCGTTATCATAGAGATCACTGGTGGTAAGCGCCTTATACTCTTCAAACGTATATCCAAATAAGTCCAAATATGCTTGGTTACATCGGACAAGATTAATCCCCTTATTAAAGATGGCAATTCCCTCTTTTGAGTTTTCAAACACGGATTCAAGATACTCTTTGGCTTCTCGAAGCTCCTTTGTTTGGAGGTTAATTTCTTCTTCTAATTGATCGCCCCAACCACGAGTTTTAACATATCCTTGAATGAATTCGGTTATTAAAACAACAGAAAGGGTAATGGTAGAAAAAACCATGGTATACCGGGAAGACAATTCATCTAAATGAGATTGAATAATAAAAAAGACATCGCGCGTTACAAAAGCGCCATGGATTAGAAAGGCGAAAAGGACAATCCCCGTTCCTGAAGTAACAAAATTTGTAAGTTTTGGCGCTGGTTGACTTTGGAAATACTGGATGGATCGAAACAAAACATAACCAAGGTATAATGGAATTAGCCGTTGCCAAATAAAGTTTAGATCAGAAACAAAAGAAAGAGGAACAACGAAGGTCAAAAGCGCAAAAGAAATAAAAACAGGCGAGAATATTTTTGTGAACAGGGAGAGCCTTTTTTGATAAACATCTAAAAAAAGGGGAAATAACATAGAACTGATAAAGACAGCAATATATTCAGCTCGAATTAATAAAAAGGCCGATGGACGAAAAGGCAATAAATGATCAATGCGGGTGAGAAAAAACAAGGCATATGAAAAGCACCAAGCAGTTAAAACGAACAATATTTTATTGTTTTTTTCAATGGTGGCAAAAACTAACCAAAAAACCCCCAACAATAACAACACACCCAACATAGAGACCATGAGAAAATCATTATTGGGTAGAATATCGCGGTCTGTTGGCGCAAAGAAAACAGGCCCGCTATAATAAAATCCCGTCCAACGATGATGGGGGCTTCCAGCGACTCTAAAAGTCAATAAGTTATCATGATGTTTTAGCAATATATCGGGGATTGGAATGCTTTTGTTTTTCCCTCGAAAAGGGAGAAGACTTTTTTCGCCATCTGTTTTCCAGTGGCTATCAATTAATTGTCCATTTAAATATATCTGCCAATAATAACTGATACTTTTAACGTGCAATGTGTATGGAGTATTGGATTCTATGTTTTTAAAATCGAAGAGAACTGACAACGTAAAGGATTTATCAGGAGACTTTTTAAAAGAAAAAAGATGACGTTTTTCTTTTTCGGGGTACTCAAGTTGATGGAAAGAAGGGAATCCTTCGTGTTTACTTTCATCTAGGGCTAGCCAACCACGTTCTATCTTTGGTTGTGTGTTCACCCAGGTAGAATCAAAACCAGACCTGAAATATTTTGAATAATGGGTAATATCCAAGCGTTGTCCTTCTAATGTGGAAACGGCGCTCGCAAGAAAGATAAAAAGAATAATGGCGGTGTTTTTTCTATATGAACTAAGCATATCACATCAAAATTAGGTCAAAATTAAGGGTAAATCATTGTTTTAGTGATCGGGATTATTCGAAAAAATACGGTCTATACCCCATATGAAAAATACGGTCTACACCGTATTTACAAATCTTAAAAATAGTCTTAATATTGTATGGGTTTTTTCGAACCCCTCCTTACTGTAGATGCTACACTGCTATATAATACAAAATGGATGGTATATAAAAAAACCCCCGTCTTTACGGGGGTTTTTTGTTTTTTTAGTACTATCATATTTATGCATAAATTGTAGAAAAGACACTGTGACGAAAACAACAATTATGAAGAAAGTTATCAAATATGTTATTATTCCTATTATGGGGATATGCCTTGCATCAGCCCTTGTTTTTCAATTTATTTTCAGAGTATCACTTCCAAAATATGACGGGAAGATAGAACTCCCGGGCCTTATTGGCGACGTGGATGTATATACCGACAATTATGGCGCCCCCCATGTATTTGCTCAAAACGAATTAGATTTATTTTACAGTTCGGGCTACCTTATGGCTCGGGAACGGTTGTTCCAAATGTCCCTTTCTGCGGCAACAGGCCGCGGGGAATTATCTGCTTTTTTGGGCGACGACCTTTTATCGAGTGATATATATCTAAGAACATTCGGCATTCCAAACGTCGCGCAAAAACTTATTTCTGATATAGATGACAAAACGCTTAAATTTATTCAAACATATTGTAATGGAATAAATGACTGGATAGATCAATCAAAAGACAATTGGCCCGTAGAGTTTTTAATAATTGGTAGCGACCCAATAAAATGGACGCCCCAAGATGTTGTGGCTCTTGGCAGATTAATGGCCTATGACCTTCAACAATCCTGGCGTGTTGAAATTGTAATGGGAGCACTTGTTGAAAAATACGGCGAAACAAAAGTAAAAAGTCTTTTTCCAAACAATCCTGATGATATTACAATTGTACCGCCGCAGGCAAAATTTGGATTAATCTTTGATCGTATTTCCAAAGAAGAAAAAAAACTTCGATTGTTATTAAATATGGATGGATCTGTTATGGGATCCAACAGTTGGGTGGTGAGCGGCGATCGGACTAAATCTGGAAAACCAATTTTAGCCAATGATCCCCATCTAGGCACAAAGCAACCATCCTGGTGGTATGAAATGCATCTAAAAGGCGGCCGATTGAATATAAGTGGCGTCTGTCTACCTGGGATGCCCCTTCCCATTATAGGCCAAAATGAACACGTGGCTTGGGGGTTTACAAATGTTATGATTGATGATATGGATTTTTTTGTGGAAACACTGAATCCTGATAATTT
This genomic interval carries:
- a CDS encoding PAS domain S-box protein, with the translated sequence MLSSYRKNTAIILFIFLASAVSTLEGQRLDITHYSKYFRSGFDSTWVNTQPKIERGWLALDESKHEGFPSFHQLEYPEKEKRHLFSFKKSPDKSFTLSVLFDFKNIESNTPYTLHVKSISYYWQIYLNGQLIDSHWKTDGEKSLLPFRGKNKSIPIPDILLKHHDNLLTFRVAGSPHHRWTGFYYSGPVFFAPTDRDILPNNDFLMVSMLGVLLLLGVFWLVFATIEKNNKILFVLTAWCFSYALFFLTRIDHLLPFRPSAFLLIRAEYIAVFISSMLFPLFLDVYQKRLSLFTKIFSPVFISFALLTFVVPLSFVSDLNFIWQRLIPLYLGYVLFRSIQYFQSQPAPKLTNFVTSGTGIVLFAFLIHGAFVTRDVFFIIQSHLDELSSRYTMVFSTITLSVVLITEFIQGYVKTRGWGDQLEEEINLQTKELREAKEYLESVFENSKEGIAIFNKGINLVRCNQAYLDLFGYTFEEYKALTTSDLYDNDGLEMLLDAREKAFNTGIFRLIVPIFSKAGKMRQLSLSGSRVKSKTGEEIYIVNAFDMTDRINTENQLRETQKTLLSSNEELEAIFKALPDLYFRLDKDGRYLSFQGQKNLIYKSEKTIIGDKISDRLPSDVGDLVMNAIYKVIDEQVRVTIEYKLELPEGFRTFEAVILPYRENEVISGIRDITERRVAEKNLYKSEEQYRTLVEGTEDLIFSINTDGIITFVNIQVLIHYEKELEDFIGEKISDVVNAVDSLDLSETIAALNQTGQMNRIKTNVIFPKFTSWFEFTLNPQRGKKGGEINSILCIGHNIDEQQSYESHLERLVEQLNEQRHILKKTSVRILNAQENERSRISRELHDEVGQTLTAIDLNLQLVRQRSENKEDVGPLMVECQQMVQNTAKEIHRFSRDLHPAILDDMGLFPAIASYIRSFEKRTKISVNFDPPDNFKEISDISRTLVYRIFQESLTNASKHSKADIVSVKLNRLDGVIHMIVSDNGIGFPGDIINNMSSRFGLQGIDERVQLAGGVFSISSSISGGAELNIEIPNTLA